A window from Tachyglossus aculeatus isolate mTacAcu1 chromosome 20, mTacAcu1.pri, whole genome shotgun sequence encodes these proteins:
- the ARL11 gene encoding ADP-ribosylation factor-like protein 11 yields the protein MGTAHSKARWKAGARVVMMGLDSAGKSTLLYKLKSNQLVKTSPTVGFNVEALEIPGQLSLTLWDIGGQDQLRCRWKDYLEGTDSLLYVLDSTDPDRLSDALAELEKVLNDANMVGVPFVVLANKQEVPGALSLLEIKSRLNLEQFNNHNWELRGCSALTGEGLAEAWHALIRLLKSPRRMPPP from the coding sequence ATGGGCACCGCCCATTCCAAAGCTCGGTGGAAGGCGGGCGCCCGGGTGGTGATGATGGGTCTTGACTCAGCAGGGAAGTCCACCCTCCTGTACAAACTGAAGAGCAACCAGCTGGTGAAGACCTCACCCACCGTGGGCTTCAACGTGGAGGCCCTGGAGATACCCGGGCAGCTATCCCTGACCCTGTGGGACATCGGCGGTCAGGACCAGCTGCGCTGCCGCTGGAAGGATTACCTGGAGGGCACCGACTCCCTCCTCTACGTGCTGGACAGCACAGACCCAGACCGGTTGTCCGACGCTCTGGCTGAACTGGAGAAAGTCCTGAATGATGCCAATATGGTGGGGGTCCCTTTCGTAGTCCTGGCCAACAAGCAGGAGGTGCCGGGGGCTCTGTCGCTCCTGGAGATCAAGAGTCGGCTCAACCTGGAGCAGTTCAACAACCACAACTGGGAGCTGAGGGGCTGCAGTGCCCTCacaggcgaggggttggcagaggCTTGGCATGCCCTGATCAGACTGCTCAAGTCCCCCAGGCGCATGCCTCCACCATGA